The DNA region GCGAAGCGGCACATTCCCGAGAGGCTCACGACGTCGTCATGGACCGTGGGGAAAGGTGCGTAGCCCGGCTTGCCGGCGTTCGGCTTGCGATCGACGTGGCGCTTGTACAGGACGTGGAGGCGATGCGGCGAGCGCTGGGCGGCGAACCCCCACGCCGATTTGCCGTCCGGCACCCGGACGATCAGCACGCCGCCCGGCACGAGCGCGTCCGCGAGCCGGTCGACGGTGCGCAGGTCGCCGACGATCTCGTGGTCGATGTCGCCGTGGGTCTCGCGGCGGATGCCCATGGTGTGGATCGGCTCGGGGTCGTGCACGGCCAGGACCATCAGACACGCGTAACCTGGCCCCGTGAAGCCTACGGCAGCACACACGTCGACGCTCGTCTCCGTGCTCGTCCCGGTGCGTGACGGCGAGGCGTTTCTGGACGAGGCGCTCGGCTCGCTGGCGGCGCAGACGCACGAGCACCTCGAGGTGATCGTGGTCGACGACGGGTCGCGCGATGCGTCGGCGGACATCGCCCAGGACTGGGCGCGGCGCGACCGGCGCTTCCGCGTCGTGCGCCAGCAGCCGCAGGGGTTCGTCGCAGCGTCGCAGCGCGCCTGCGCCGAGGCCCGGGGCGCATACCTGGCCGCGATGGGCGGCGACGACGTCGCCCGGCCGCGGCGCCTCGAGCTGCAGCTGGCCGCGCTCCGGGAGGAGGGCCTCGACGCGTGCGGCGGCGGGGTTCGGTACTTCCCCGAGGCGACCGACGGCCTGCGCCGCTACGAGCGCTGGCTGAACTCGCTGACCACCGTCGAGCGGGTCCGCCAAGACCTGTTCGTCGAGTGCCCGATCGGCCATCCGACGCTGTTCGCGCGCGCGGGCGCGATCTCGTACCGCCAGGTCGGCTGGCCGGAGGACTACGACCTCGTGCTCCGCCTCTGGGCCGGGGGCGGCCGGTTCCGCAACATCGAGGAGGTCGTCCTCGACTGGCGCGACCATCCCGCGCGGCTCGCCCGAACCGACCAGCGCTACTCGCTCACAGCCTTCGCCCGGTGCCGCGTCCACTACCTGCGCCGGCACGCGCTGCGCGGGCGGCCGGCCGTCGTCTGGGGATCCGGGCCCGTGGGCAAGCTCCACGCCCGGGCGCTGCTGGAGGCCGGCGTTGCCATCACCGCGTTCGTCGACGTCGACGAACGCAAGATCGGCAAGACGATCTACGGGATCCCGGTCGTCGCCCACGACCATGGTCCCCGCGACGGCGTC from Gaiellales bacterium includes:
- a CDS encoding glycosyltransferase, which codes for MKPTAAHTSTLVSVLVPVRDGEAFLDEALGSLAAQTHEHLEVIVVDDGSRDASADIAQDWARRDRRFRVVRQQPQGFVAASQRACAEARGAYLAAMGGDDVARPRRLELQLAALREEGLDACGGGVRYFPEATDGLRRYERWLNSLTTVERVRQDLFVECPIGHPTLFARAGAISYRQVGWPEDYDLVLRLWAGGGRFRNIEEVVLDWRDHPARLARTDQRYSLTAFARCRVHYLRRHALRGRPAVVWGSGPVGKLHARALLEAGVAITAFVDVDERKIGKTIYGIPVVAHDHGPRDGVVLGAVAGEAARARLRELAREQDRIEGDDFVVVA